Proteins co-encoded in one Capsicum annuum cultivar UCD-10X-F1 chromosome 9, UCD10Xv1.1, whole genome shotgun sequence genomic window:
- the LOC124887352 gene encoding ribulose bisphosphate carboxylase large chain-like has translation MSFREGFMLPQIETKASVGFKASVKEYKLTYYTPEYQTKDTDILATFQVTPQPGVPPEEAGAAVAAKSSTGTWTTTWTDGLTSLDCYKGRCYHIERVVGEKDQYIAYVPYPLELFEEGSITNMFTSIVGNVFWFKALCALRLEDLRVPTSYIKTFQGPPHGIQVERHKLNKYGCPLLGCTIKPKLGLSAKNYGRAVYD, from the coding sequence ATGAGTTTTAGGGAGGGATTTATGTTACCACAAATAGAGACTAAAGCAAGTGTTGGATTCAAAGCTAGTGTTAAAGAGTACAAATTGACTTATTATACTCCTGAGTACCAAACCAAGGATACTGATATATTGGCAACATTCCAAGTAACTCCTCAACCTGGAGTTCCACCTGAAGAAGCAGGAGCCGCGGTAGCTGCCAAATCTTCTACTGGTACATGGACAACTACATGGACCGATGGACTTACCAGTCTTGATTGTTACAAAGGGCGATGCTACCATATCGAGCGTGTTGTTggagaaaaagatcaatatattGCTTATGTACCTTACCCTTTAGAACTTTTTGAAGAAGGTTCCATTACCAACATGTTTACTTCCATTGTAGGTAATGTGTTTTGGTTCAAAGCCCTGTGTGCTCTACGTCTGGAAGATCTACGAGTCCCTACTTCTTATATTAAAACTTTCCAAGGTCCGCCTCATGGGATCCAAGTTGAAAGacataaattgaacaagtatggTTGTCCCCTGTTAGGATGTACTATTAAACCTAAATTGGGGTTATCTGCTAAAAACTACGGTAGAGCTGTTTATGACTAA